In one window of Pseudobacteroides sp. DNA:
- the mmsB gene encoding multiple monosaccharide ABC transporter permease produces the protein MDKIMEIFKNNIRQYAMLIALAIIMALFQILTDGMLLLPQNVSNLILQNSYVLILAIGMTFCIISGGNIDLSVGSVCAFLGAITGTFIISMKMDITMAIILVIVISILIGIWQGFWIAYIRIPSFIVTLAGMLIFRGLTVTMLEGLTLSPFPEEYQFISAGFIPDLFAGLIEGIHFTTILTGIAASIIYILLELRKRSNRRKYHFEVTPRGLFIAQIILVLLAINLFSYWLSAYKGIPVIMVLIGALILIYSFIATKTIPGRHIYAMGGNEKAAKLSGVKTNKMLFLTYINMAVLSAVAGICFASRLNAASPQAGINFELDAIAACFIGGASASGGIGTVTGAIIGALVMGVLNNGMSILGLGSDWQMTIKGLVLLLSVAFDVLSKRK, from the coding sequence ATGGATAAGATAATGGAAATATTCAAAAATAATATCCGGCAATACGCGATGCTAATTGCTCTGGCAATTATAATGGCCCTATTTCAAATACTTACTGACGGAATGCTTCTTTTACCTCAGAATGTATCAAATCTCATACTGCAAAACAGCTATGTCCTTATTTTGGCAATCGGCATGACATTCTGTATAATTTCGGGCGGTAATATTGACCTTTCAGTAGGCTCTGTATGTGCTTTTTTGGGTGCAATTACAGGCACATTTATTATATCGATGAAAATGGATATTACAATGGCTATCATATTGGTTATTGTGATAAGCATATTAATTGGAATTTGGCAGGGATTCTGGATTGCTTATATCAGAATTCCCTCATTTATAGTAACATTAGCGGGAATGCTTATATTCAGGGGGTTGACTGTTACCATGCTGGAGGGATTAACCCTTTCACCCTTCCCTGAAGAGTACCAATTTATTAGTGCTGGCTTTATTCCCGATTTATTCGCAGGTTTGATTGAAGGTATACACTTTACAACAATTCTTACAGGTATTGCTGCATCGATTATATATATTTTGCTGGAACTCAGAAAGAGGTCAAATCGCAGGAAATATCATTTTGAAGTAACACCAAGGGGCTTGTTTATCGCTCAGATTATTTTAGTTTTACTTGCAATCAATTTGTTCTCATACTGGCTTTCAGCTTATAAGGGAATTCCAGTGATCATGGTGCTTATAGGAGCGTTGATTCTTATCTATTCATTCATTGCAACAAAAACCATACCAGGCAGACATATTTATGCCATGGGTGGAAACGAAAAGGCTGCAAAGCTTTCGGGTGTAAAAACAAACAAGATGCTTTTTCTTACATATATAAATATGGCCGTTCTGTCTGCTGTCGCCGGGATTTGCTTTGCATCAAGGCTTAACGCAGCATCACCTCAGGCCGGAATCAACTTTGAGCTTGATGCGATAGCTGCATGCTTTATTGGAGGTGCTTCTGCCTCAGGCGGTATCGGGACTGTAACAGGTGCAATTATTGGTGCACTTGTAATGGGAGTTCTAAATAACGGTATGTCAATATTAGGACTTGGCAGTGACTGGCAGATGACAATAAAGGGGCTTGTGCTTTTGTTATCAGTTGCATTTGATGTATTGTCCAAGAGAAAGTAA
- a CDS encoding tellurite resistance TerB family protein, translating to MGFLDWAKQKGASLTGEVKKIANKDFMEAVAAACALVASADGNISSEEKQKMIGFININDTLKVFKINDVIDRFNHYASHFDFDYNVGKIEAMKQVEKMKNKPSEARLLIAVCVSVGSSDGNFDKSEVAIVKEMCQRLSLDPKEFGI from the coding sequence ATGGGCTTTTTGGATTGGGCAAAGCAGAAAGGTGCATCATTAACCGGAGAAGTTAAAAAGATTGCAAATAAGGATTTCATGGAAGCAGTGGCTGCGGCATGTGCACTGGTAGCTTCAGCAGACGGAAATATCAGTTCTGAAGAAAAACAAAAAATGATTGGATTCATAAACATCAACGATACTCTTAAAGTGTTTAAAATTAACGATGTAATTGATAGGTTCAATCACTATGCAAGTCACTTTGATTTTGATTACAATGTAGGTAAAATAGAAGCAATGAAGCAGGTTGAAAAAATGAAAAACAAACCTTCGGAAGCAAGGCTTTTGATAGCAGTTTGTGTTTCAGTGGGATCTTCAGACGGTAACTTTGACAAGAGTGAAGTTGCAATTGTAAAGGAAATGTGTCAAAGACTTAGCCTTGACCCAAAAGAATTCGGAATATAA
- a CDS encoding 4'-phosphopantetheinyl transferase family protein — translation MINDKTIYDNYHYVSSLRKTEYMMRNSLDLLSGSYKFEFCLVNMTDMERRLREKELNLLSVLSEKEMDHFHSLKINKNKIQWAAGRYAVKAALFKYKMSESSLVNPSCIDVLKGRDSAPYILQYPDLCASITHSFPYCIGMVSSNRIGVDLEKAVVPEPSLIEHFYSRNEKDALKGLKGAEEYAKRAMEYWTRKEAASKVVRLGMKLNFKRLDTSRDKVVIDNCCIRVKSVVCREFCLSIAFEEKVD, via the coding sequence ATGATTAACGATAAAACAATTTATGATAATTATCATTATGTAAGCAGCTTACGTAAAACAGAATATATGATGAGGAATTCTCTTGATTTATTAAGCGGGTCTTATAAATTTGAGTTCTGCCTTGTTAATATGACTGATATGGAAAGAAGACTCAGAGAGAAGGAACTAAACCTTCTCTCAGTCCTTTCTGAAAAGGAGATGGATCATTTTCACAGCCTTAAGATTAACAAAAATAAAATTCAGTGGGCGGCAGGAAGGTATGCTGTCAAAGCTGCTTTATTCAAATATAAAATGTCGGAATCAAGTCTTGTAAATCCCTCTTGCATAGATGTACTAAAAGGTAGGGATTCTGCACCGTATATCCTTCAGTATCCTGACTTGTGTGCTTCTATTACACATTCCTTTCCGTATTGTATCGGAATGGTTTCAAGCAATAGGATAGGTGTGGACCTTGAGAAGGCAGTAGTGCCTGAACCTTCTTTGATTGAGCATTTCTACAGCAGAAATGAAAAAGATGCTTTGAAGGGTCTTAAAGGAGCAGAGGAATATGCTAAAAGGGCAATGGAATATTGGACAAGAAAAGAGGCGGCATCTAAGGTTGTTAGACTTGGAATGAAGCTTAACTTTAAAAGGCTTGATACATCAAGGGATAAAGTTGTTATTGACAATTGCTGTATCCGGGTTAAATCCGTAGTTTGCAGAGAGTTTTGTCTATCTATAGCCTTTGAGGAAAAAGTGGATTAA
- a CDS encoding SDR family NAD(P)-dependent oxidoreductase — protein sequence MKKYYYPNERVAVVGMGCLMPDAANTDILWENILRKKVSIKEVPDHYFNKSVFYRPEVNGKINKNDKTYTKVAAVVDEFDFLALGRKYRIPPAVAAYLDNNQKSAIYCVDQVIGKLNGSLPKERTAVILCTGAPGEKFENVVRRTFFENVQSHIINHPELASGKFPQIQEVLKEVSNELLKNTQPIAEDSTTGFLQNITAGRISNIFDLWGPSYVVDSACASSLTAIAISVAGLLNHEYDAVVTGGSEVTLSEVGLTAFCGINALSPDGSYPFDSRANGFVMGLGCGIIVLKRLSDAIRDGDHIYSVIAGYGQGSDGKGKYIAAPSEEGQVRVIQSACKMAGYSVDTIEMLEAHGTGTIVGDVVEVSALKKAFSGLGAQKENNCGLGSIKSNVGHLRNAAGIAGFIKASLALHNKILPASANINEINPKLQLEGSPFYVIRDNKNWNENPLHPRRANISAYGFGGADYHVCLEEFRPEFLQKTYSISNTDKSENRSELVEKIEREEKEEAVFFSGDTIEDITKAFMAFIENYGDQSFEKAVYINNLSVCSCHEWRLSICASNIKQLKDKWGFAEQYIREDKLNEAHILNLKGIYIGHGANVQSSQIALMFPGQASQYPNMLKGLYDTYPSVKAFYMKADALWKSKYNSSIMSMVFGDDEEKLKEDLKNTKNTHPAMFISNMGVYNLLSEAGIKADYMIGHSLGEIISLYAGEMIDLRAAVEVIGERGFSFDSIDEDKRGKMLSVKEKAERVAEFIESGGFKIGIANINSLDQTVVGGESAEIERFTQFLTEKGLKHTLLNVSHAFHTGIVSKAADSFYEKIKGIKFNNPRLNMMACHLTDFYNDMNITSESMADLLKQQILSPVRFTDSVLKLYDRGVRVFIESGPSNVLTNLVRNILPGKEVKIININNKGKCSVEGFKQALAALFAHGAEVSYVPSNSVLGLPVSIQTESIIPNLMDTQYQNTQYQSSQPQGAKYQNSEDAETKSKESLVYSGASMGLPGTFKKAFTDDNFKYILDGKNMIELLTDEEAQSILDLNITRLIKGEKEAVFKKISTINEVIHLSGKMGKMDMINDYLIDEKILTQMTQSVCAGVAAGYEALKDAGIPLIREYRKTASGASLPGRLVLPKDMQDDTGIIFASGHSQVESIISEVSKYTAAKFGTSTRKDILKFFEDVISKVSDFDSKNILADWFALHYSRLSSNPTEADVYEFNHNFLALLSSQANNRLAQFIGAEGPNMYISAACSSTASAVTVAEDLIRAGHARRMIVIGADITSGKSMLPWFGAAFSSIGALTDSDSLYDAAVPFDNRRNGMILGSGAVGLIIEKDADVVKRGMNGICRILGTHLFNAGGHQSKIDVNKHCVELDRFISKMENEHNLSRNDITSKMVYCSHETYSNKQGGCSNMEKIALEKTFGEKFREIKVINTKGMTGHTLGASIEEAVSAKVLQYQEIPPVANYKVPDPDLEGLNLSKGGKYEFEYVLRTVAAFGANGNYHLLQKIAHGDERIVDKQAYRDWLDSVASKNAGLKNHGRLLVADSSEGQSIGGLPNVHGREVLAAETKKADKIDKTDKIEMKYSVDKTEKTAARIEEKKADAMPVTLDTEKIKDEVLSIYADITKYPKEMLEPSMELEADLGIDTVKQATIFSILTERFSLALSEGQSLSNYPTIGHIIGLVLEKVSSDCAAMEVEYTEKEVAAEEIQIVSDNQDCEDEVLKLNCEDEVLKLISEITLYPVELLDKEMDMEADLGIDTVKQVTIFSIIRDRFEINENSSENISQYNTIGAVIEFVKRNIKNSVDRRVQQVIKTDKNIGVQVLELISEITQYPVEMLEDDMELEADLGIDTIKQATIFSELSQKFNLGADIKLNPSELKTIKDITNIVESYAVDAKQDESSQSADASKAAESYEEIKTVAEFEAEETELYEAKKDGIADDGFDRELCVQYPVVVEENIGTKDYDLKGRSILVIGDNQETVRNAFEYFGKFSSNVSELVFEQSMTSDKLDKCMKGLKDIVNNTDIIIDCGHIGESYEFETLTKEAEKDILRLNSLIRFMFYKKLSQIRPDPTLRILSIVSMDGCFGFAGEVNSEVDPYYGALCGFYKGIRKEFGKSKVKIVDLGRMNNGEKLDEIILARLLNELEEGFKSYEIGYVNEKRVTLKLDNIDRREMTPIEQYDSNHFLITGGGNGITAAIALGISKRIKAKITILGRTELPSNIDELSSLDENSLEQKKLQIHEQLKKEGKKVSPAEVQKEHTKLIKAISVYKLLNNIRNNGCEVRYFSCDVSEYENLSAVLRDAVSVFGPVNVAIHGAGVEKSRLIGQKTVEEFREVFEVKANGLCNLYRLIDKSHLKVLVAFSSISGRFGNEAQLDYCSANNFLSSFMSMVKSQNSKIRAVSISWSGWKELGMAWRNEFVKENSEEMGLHLIEPERGINEFLNILTSNINMDEIVISKGLSFFVGLKKWHGIKNPTPLIDWVSKKDGDIKKIYKVLSVKGDPIINHHRVGKTPLMPAVGFMEIGAQAHSLMFGKKEQYCFKNLKFNTALKLFNEKPQEIIMKPEKSSDNLIKATFYNYFKPKIGQGKMIELNSMNVSPNIGDYEHLNELKGIETDNMVEITLKDSLEMLSKKLPNAIKLGPLFMDEKAAKVNMFKYNDQGVVLSIALSEEQINNKKYNLDNLLINPAFADSLMQSCGIHSSVDTDGLYLPWEIKEFGIVKAPKEPGLFKAYAKRISGDDNEKSYNVILYNDKGEVCYYAKDVTVKRIAQ from the coding sequence ATGAAGAAGTATTATTATCCTAATGAAAGAGTTGCCGTTGTTGGAATGGGCTGTCTTATGCCTGATGCTGCTAACACTGATATTCTTTGGGAGAATATTTTAAGGAAAAAGGTTTCTATAAAGGAAGTACCTGACCATTATTTCAATAAATCTGTATTTTATAGACCTGAAGTAAATGGAAAGATAAACAAGAACGATAAAACCTATACAAAGGTTGCTGCAGTTGTCGATGAATTTGACTTTTTGGCTTTAGGAAGAAAATACAGAATACCGCCAGCAGTTGCAGCTTATTTGGATAACAACCAAAAATCTGCAATATACTGTGTAGATCAGGTAATTGGGAAACTGAACGGTAGTCTTCCTAAAGAGCGTACAGCAGTTATTTTATGTACAGGTGCACCTGGCGAGAAATTTGAAAATGTTGTTAGAAGGACCTTTTTTGAAAATGTTCAAAGTCATATAATAAATCATCCGGAACTGGCTTCCGGAAAATTTCCTCAGATCCAAGAGGTTTTAAAAGAGGTTTCAAATGAACTTTTAAAAAATACACAGCCTATAGCTGAGGATTCAACAACAGGATTTTTGCAGAACATTACTGCAGGGAGGATTTCAAATATATTTGATTTATGGGGACCTTCATATGTAGTTGATTCTGCATGTGCATCCTCACTTACTGCTATTGCAATCAGTGTTGCGGGGCTTTTGAACCATGAATACGATGCTGTTGTTACGGGAGGATCAGAGGTTACACTATCTGAAGTGGGTCTTACTGCATTTTGCGGAATAAATGCACTGTCTCCTGATGGTTCATATCCTTTTGACTCCAGAGCAAACGGATTTGTTATGGGACTGGGCTGTGGTATTATAGTTTTAAAAAGGCTGTCCGATGCAATCCGTGACGGAGACCATATCTATTCCGTTATAGCAGGTTATGGTCAGGGAAGCGATGGGAAAGGCAAATATATTGCGGCTCCAAGTGAAGAGGGTCAGGTTAGAGTCATACAGAGTGCTTGTAAAATGGCCGGTTATTCAGTGGATACAATTGAGATGCTTGAAGCTCACGGAACAGGAACCATTGTTGGAGATGTGGTGGAGGTATCGGCTTTGAAAAAAGCCTTCAGTGGGTTAGGTGCCCAGAAGGAAAATAACTGCGGTTTGGGTTCGATAAAATCAAATGTAGGCCATTTAAGAAACGCAGCAGGAATTGCAGGTTTTATAAAAGCATCACTTGCACTGCATAACAAAATACTGCCTGCATCTGCGAACATAAATGAAATAAATCCAAAGCTGCAGTTGGAAGGCTCACCGTTTTATGTTATTCGTGACAACAAAAACTGGAATGAAAATCCGCTTCACCCAAGAAGGGCAAACATAAGTGCCTATGGATTTGGAGGTGCCGATTACCATGTGTGTCTGGAGGAATTCAGGCCTGAGTTTTTACAAAAGACATACAGCATTAGTAATACTGATAAAAGTGAGAATAGGAGTGAATTGGTAGAAAAGATAGAGAGGGAAGAAAAGGAAGAAGCTGTATTTTTTTCAGGGGATACCATTGAGGATATAACTAAGGCATTTATGGCGTTTATTGAAAATTATGGGGATCAGTCTTTTGAAAAGGCTGTCTATATTAACAATCTGTCTGTATGCTCATGCCATGAGTGGAGGTTATCTATTTGTGCCTCCAATATAAAGCAGTTGAAGGATAAATGGGGCTTTGCAGAACAATACATTAGGGAAGACAAGCTGAATGAGGCTCATATTTTAAATCTCAAGGGTATATACATTGGGCATGGGGCTAATGTACAATCCTCTCAAATCGCCCTTATGTTTCCTGGTCAAGCGTCCCAATACCCGAATATGTTAAAAGGTCTTTATGATACATACCCCAGTGTAAAAGCTTTCTATATGAAAGCAGATGCATTGTGGAAATCAAAATATAACAGTTCCATTATGTCAATGGTATTTGGCGATGATGAAGAAAAACTTAAAGAAGATCTCAAAAATACAAAAAATACACATCCTGCGATGTTTATCAGCAATATGGGAGTTTACAATCTGCTAAGTGAAGCCGGTATAAAAGCCGATTATATGATCGGACACAGCCTTGGGGAGATTATTTCACTGTATGCTGGCGAGATGATAGATTTGAGGGCGGCTGTAGAGGTAATTGGTGAGAGAGGTTTTTCATTTGACAGTATTGACGAGGATAAAAGAGGCAAGATGTTAAGCGTCAAGGAAAAAGCCGAAAGGGTTGCAGAATTTATTGAATCAGGTGGGTTTAAAATAGGCATTGCCAACATAAATTCATTGGATCAGACTGTTGTTGGGGGAGAAAGTGCTGAAATAGAAAGGTTTACCCAGTTTTTAACTGAAAAAGGCTTGAAGCATACTCTTTTAAATGTATCCCACGCATTTCATACAGGTATTGTATCGAAGGCTGCGGATTCCTTTTATGAAAAAATTAAGGGTATCAAGTTTAATAATCCAAGATTAAATATGATGGCTTGCCATTTGACGGATTTCTACAATGATATGAATATAACATCTGAAAGTATGGCTGACTTATTGAAACAACAAATTCTGTCACCGGTTAGGTTTACCGATTCTGTTTTAAAGCTCTATGATAGGGGTGTAAGGGTATTTATAGAATCCGGGCCATCCAATGTTTTGACTAACCTTGTCAGGAATATACTTCCAGGTAAAGAAGTTAAGATAATAAACATAAACAACAAGGGTAAGTGCTCAGTGGAAGGTTTCAAACAAGCTCTTGCCGCACTGTTCGCTCATGGTGCCGAAGTTTCTTATGTACCATCCAACAGTGTGCTCGGACTACCCGTAAGTATTCAAACTGAAAGTATAATACCTAATTTGATGGATACTCAGTATCAGAACACTCAATACCAAAGTTCTCAACCTCAAGGTGCAAAGTACCAAAATTCCGAAGACGCAGAAACAAAATCAAAGGAAAGCCTGGTATACAGCGGGGCATCAATGGGGCTTCCCGGTACCTTTAAAAAGGCTTTTACTGATGATAATTTCAAGTATATTTTGGATGGGAAAAACATGATTGAGCTGCTTACCGATGAGGAAGCTCAAAGTATACTGGATTTAAATATTACAAGGTTAATAAAAGGTGAAAAAGAGGCGGTATTTAAGAAGATATCCACTATCAATGAGGTTATTCACCTTTCGGGTAAAATGGGTAAAATGGATATGATCAATGACTATCTCATTGACGAAAAGATTCTAACCCAGATGACCCAGAGTGTATGTGCCGGTGTTGCAGCAGGATATGAGGCATTAAAAGATGCCGGAATTCCCTTGATCAGAGAGTATAGGAAAACTGCTTCAGGAGCGTCTTTGCCTGGAAGACTAGTTCTGCCTAAGGATATGCAGGATGATACCGGTATTATTTTTGCAAGCGGTCATTCTCAAGTTGAATCTATAATATCCGAGGTGTCAAAGTATACTGCAGCAAAGTTTGGAACAAGCACGAGGAAAGATATTTTAAAATTCTTTGAGGATGTTATATCAAAGGTAAGTGATTTTGATAGTAAGAATATACTGGCAGACTGGTTTGCATTGCATTACTCAAGGCTTTCTAGTAATCCTACTGAAGCTGATGTATATGAATTCAATCATAATTTTCTAGCACTCCTGTCATCCCAAGCCAATAACAGGTTGGCACAATTTATTGGGGCAGAAGGGCCGAATATGTACATAAGTGCAGCATGTTCATCAACAGCAAGTGCAGTAACTGTTGCCGAAGATTTGATTCGTGCAGGACATGCCCGCAGAATGATTGTCATTGGTGCCGATATAACAAGCGGAAAGAGTATGCTGCCTTGGTTTGGGGCTGCATTTTCAAGTATCGGTGCACTCACTGACTCGGATAGTCTTTATGATGCTGCAGTTCCATTTGATAATCGCAGAAACGGTATGATTCTTGGATCGGGTGCTGTCGGACTTATAATAGAAAAGGATGCCGATGTCGTAAAAAGAGGTATGAACGGCATTTGCCGGATTTTAGGCACCCATTTGTTTAATGCTGGGGGCCACCAATCCAAAATTGATGTCAATAAGCACTGTGTTGAGTTGGACAGGTTTATCTCAAAGATGGAGAATGAGCATAACTTAAGCAGAAATGACATTACATCAAAAATGGTATATTGCTCCCATGAAACTTATTCAAACAAACAGGGTGGCTGCTCAAATATGGAGAAAATTGCCCTTGAAAAAACTTTTGGAGAAAAGTTCCGTGAGATTAAAGTAATTAATACTAAGGGGATGACAGGTCATACCTTAGGAGCTTCGATTGAGGAAGCGGTATCGGCAAAAGTTCTGCAGTATCAGGAGATTCCGCCTGTTGCAAACTATAAGGTGCCTGACCCGGATCTTGAGGGCCTTAATTTGTCAAAGGGCGGTAAGTATGAATTTGAGTATGTTCTGCGGACAGTAGCTGCTTTTGGAGCAAACGGCAACTATCATTTGCTTCAAAAGATCGCTCATGGAGATGAAAGAATAGTTGATAAGCAGGCATATAGAGACTGGCTGGACTCTGTTGCATCAAAAAATGCAGGGCTAAAAAATCACGGTAGGCTGCTGGTTGCTGATTCTTCTGAAGGTCAGTCGATTGGTGGATTGCCTAACGTACATGGCAGGGAAGTGTTGGCAGCAGAAACAAAAAAAGCAGATAAGATAGATAAGACGGATAAAATAGAAATGAAATATAGTGTAGATAAAACAGAAAAGACAGCTGCCCGGATTGAAGAGAAAAAAGCCGATGCAATGCCTGTAACACTTGATACTGAAAAAATAAAAGATGAGGTTTTATCGATCTATGCAGACATAACCAAGTACCCTAAAGAAATGCTGGAGCCTTCAATGGAGCTTGAAGCTGATTTGGGGATAGATACAGTCAAGCAGGCAACTATTTTTTCTATTTTGACAGAGAGGTTTAGCCTGGCACTTTCAGAGGGGCAATCACTTTCAAATTACCCTACGATCGGGCATATTATTGGACTTGTATTGGAAAAAGTGAGCAGTGATTGTGCAGCTATGGAAGTTGAGTATACTGAAAAAGAAGTTGCTGCAGAAGAAATTCAGATTGTATCAGATAATCAAGATTGTGAAGACGAAGTTCTAAAACTTAATTGTGAAGACGAAGTTCTAAAACTTATTTCAGAAATTACTTTGTATCCTGTGGAGCTGCTTGATAAGGAAATGGATATGGAAGCAGACCTGGGAATTGATACTGTTAAGCAAGTCACAATATTTTCCATTATCAGGGATAGGTTTGAAATTAATGAAAATAGTTCTGAAAACATATCTCAGTATAATACCATTGGTGCAGTTATAGAATTTGTTAAAAGAAACATTAAAAATTCAGTTGATAGAAGGGTCCAACAGGTAATTAAGACGGATAAAAATATTGGGGTTCAGGTTTTGGAGCTGATTTCAGAGATTACTCAATATCCGGTTGAAATGCTTGAGGATGATATGGAGCTTGAAGCTGATTTGGGGATTGACACTATAAAGCAGGCAACAATTTTTTCGGAATTAAGTCAAAAGTTTAATCTTGGTGCCGATATAAAGCTTAATCCATCAGAGCTTAAAACTATTAAAGATATAACAAATATAGTTGAAAGCTATGCTGTTGATGCCAAGCAGGACGAATCTTCACAATCCGCTGATGCCTCTAAGGCAGCGGAGTCTTATGAAGAAATTAAAACCGTAGCAGAGTTTGAGGCGGAAGAGACTGAGCTTTATGAAGCAAAAAAAGATGGAATAGCAGATGACGGCTTTGATAGAGAGCTGTGTGTTCAATATCCTGTTGTGGTGGAAGAAAATATAGGAACTAAGGATTATGATTTAAAGGGCAGGAGTATCCTGGTGATCGGCGATAATCAAGAAACCGTCAGAAATGCCTTTGAGTATTTTGGAAAGTTTTCGTCAAATGTAAGCGAGCTGGTATTTGAGCAATCTATGACTTCGGATAAATTGGATAAATGTATGAAGGGTTTAAAAGATATAGTTAATAATACCGATATCATAATAGATTGCGGTCATATAGGTGAAAGCTATGAATTTGAAACGCTTACAAAAGAAGCGGAAAAAGATATACTTCGATTAAATAGTTTAATAAGGTTTATGTTTTATAAAAAGCTCTCACAAATAAGACCTGATCCCACATTAAGAATACTGTCCATTGTTTCTATGGATGGATGCTTCGGATTTGCAGGGGAAGTTAATTCAGAGGTTGACCCGTATTATGGTGCACTTTGCGGATTTTACAAAGGTATTAGGAAAGAATTTGGAAAATCAAAAGTAAAGATAGTAGATTTGGGTAGAATGAACAACGGGGAGAAGCTGGATGAAATAATATTGGCAAGGCTTCTTAATGAGTTGGAGGAAGGATTCAAGTCATATGAGATAGGTTATGTCAATGAAAAAAGAGTGACCTTGAAACTGGATAATATAGATCGAAGAGAAATGACGCCTATTGAGCAATATGATTCAAACCATTTCCTCATAACAGGAGGAGGAAATGGAATTACGGCAGCCATTGCACTGGGAATTTCCAAAAGAATAAAGGCGAAGATAACCATACTCGGAAGGACAGAACTGCCTTCAAATATTGATGAACTTTCAAGCCTCGATGAAAATTCATTGGAGCAAAAAAAGCTTCAAATACATGAACAGCTTAAGAAAGAGGGCAAGAAGGTGTCTCCGGCTGAGGTTCAAAAAGAGCATACCAAATTGATAAAAGCAATATCGGTTTACAAACTATTAAATAATATCAGAAATAATGGGTGTGAGGTTCGTTATTTCAGCTGTGATGTAAGTGAATATGAAAATTTGAGTGCAGTCCTTCGTGATGCAGTATCGGTGTTTGGTCCGGTAAATGTTGCCATCCATGGTGCAGGAGTAGAAAAAAGCAGGTTAATAGGGCAGAAGACAGTAGAGGAGTTTAGGGAAGTATTTGAGGTAAAAGCTAATGGATTGTGCAATCTATATAGATTAATAGATAAAAGTCATTTAAAAGTGCTAGTGGCATTCTCATCCATATCAGGAAGGTTTGGGAATGAAGCACAATTGGATTACTGCTCAGCAAATAATTTTCTAAGCAGCTTCATGTCCATGGTTAAGTCTCAGAACAGTAAAATAAGAGCTGTGAGTATTTCATGGTCGGGATGGAAAGAGTTGGGTATGGCTTGGAGAAATGAGTTTGTTAAAGAAAACTCCGAGGAAATGGGACTTCATTTAATTGAACCGGAAAGAGGAATTAATGAATTTTTAAACATACTCACAAGCAATATAAATATGGATGAAATTGTTATAAGTAAGGGATTAAGCTTTTTCGTAGGCCTTAAAAAGTGGCATGGAATAAAAAATCCGACACCTCTTATTGACTGGGTAAGCAAAAAAGATGGAGATATAAAGAAAATTTATAAGGTGCTTTCTGTCAAGGGGGACCCAATAATAAATCACCATAGGGTTGGAAAGACTCCATTGATGCCTGCTGTAGGTTTTATGGAAATTGGTGCTCAGGCACACAGCTTGATGTTTGGAAAAAAGGAGCAATACTGCTTTAAAAACCTCAAGTTTAATACAGCTTTAAAGCTTTTTAATGAAAAACCGCAGGAGATTATAATGAAACCTGAAAAGTCTTCTGATAACCTAATCAAGGCAACCTTTTACAATTATTTTAAGCCTAAAATAGGTCAAGGCAAGATGATTGAACTAAACAGCATGAATGTTTCGCCAAACATCGGAGATTATGAACATTTAAACGAGCTTAAAGGTATTGAAACAGATAATATGGTAGAGATTACGCTTAAGGATTCACTTGAAATGTTATCAAAGAAGCTTCCAAATGCCATAAAGTTAGGCCCGCTGTTTATGGATGAAAAGGCTGCAAAAGTCAATATGTTCAAATACAATGATCAAGGAGTTGTCCTGTCCATTGCATTATCTGAGGAGCAGATAAACAATAAAAAGTATAACCTTGATAATTTGCTTATAAATCCAGCCTTTGCCGATTCATTGATGCAGTCCTGCGGGATTCATTCTTCGGTTGATACTGATGGTCTTTATCTGCCGTGGGAGATCAAGGAGTTTGGTATTGTTAAGGCTCCAAAAGAACCCGGTCTGTTTAAGGCATATGCTAAAAGGATCAGCGGAGATGACAACGAGAAATCGTATAACGTTATTTTGTATAATGATAAGGGAGAAGTTTGCTACTATGCAAAAGATGTTACAGTTAAGCGAATAGCACAATGA